Proteins from one Malaya genurostris strain Urasoe2022 chromosome 2, Malgen_1.1, whole genome shotgun sequence genomic window:
- the LOC131429362 gene encoding zinc finger protein 239-like produces MTDLMTIDQKPSELEPANDRTFVCDICGSGEITNLNQHLRIHMAEKPFKCDICGKNFAKKYGLKIHIRLHTGEKPYKCDLCSEAFLRNYELTYHKRNHTNEKPHECEECGKRFVQPYHLTLHRRYHMEPEYECEFCNKRCVTSSNLATHRLIHTKERPYKCDFCDKKFKSSNNLRLHLRIHTEVKRKQYKWHKCDICDKLLRNATNLKIHLRTHTGEKPYKCDICGKSFTTKPAMKNHCVTHTGERLHQCQICDKEFFTSKRKREHMRIHLEERSHECDICGKDFLRKQQLIVHIKRVHNQPAS; encoded by the coding sequence ATGACCGATCTCATGACGATTGATCAAAAACCATCCGAACTCGAACCAGCTAATGATCGGACATTCGTTTGTGACATATGCGGCAGTGGTGAAATTACTAACTTAAATCAACATTTACGGATTCATATGGCAGAGAAACCATTTAAATGTGATATCTGTGGCAAAAACTTTGCCAAGAAATACGGTCTCAAGATACACATACGTTTACATACAGGTGAAAAACCATACAAATGTGATCTTTGTAGCGAAGCATTTCTAAGAAATTATGAACTCACATATCACAAACGTAATCACACTAATGAAAAACCGCACGAATGTGAAGAATGTGGCAAACGATTCGTGCAACCCTATCATCTTACTTTACATAGACGATATCACATGGAACCAGAATATGAATGTGAATTCTGTAACAAACGGTGTGTGACAAGTAGTAACCTGGCAACTCATAGACTCATCCACACTAAAGAACGTCCGTACAAATGTGACTTCtgtgataaaaaatttaaatcatctAACAACCTGAGGCTTCACCTGAGGATTCACACAGAAGTGAAACGTAAACAATACAAATGGCACAAATGTGATATTTGTGACAAGCTTCTACGTAACGCTACCAATCTAAAGATACACTTGCGAACTCACACCGGCGAGAAACCCTACAAATGTGACATTTGCGGCAAATCATTCACAACCAAGCCTGCAATGAAGAACCATTGTGTGACCCACACCGGCGAACGGCTTCACCAATGTCAGATTTGTGACAAAGAATTTTTCACCAGTAAAAGGAAGAGGGAACACATGCGTATTCATTTGGAAGAACGGTCACACGAATGTGATATATGTGGAAAAGATTTTTTGAGGAAACAACAGCTAATTGTACATATAAAACGGGTTCACAACCAACCGGCAAGTTGA
- the LOC131429363 gene encoding zinc finger protein ZFP2-like, with amino-acid sequence MTDLVMIDPKPSDLGPGNVRTFGCDICGRFYSEMFYLTRHKRIHTAEKLFKCDICGKTFFSNYDLTVHMRLHTGEKLHKCDFCSEAFLRKYQLTYHRRIHTNEKPHECDECGKRFVQPRLLTLHRRNHMEPKYECEFCNKRFVTSSNLATHRRIHTKERPYKCDFCDKRFVTSSHLKLHLTVHTGAKRKLLHKCNICNKLIRDATNLKIHLRTHTGEKPYKCDICNKSFTTKSAMKNHCVTHTGERLHQCQICDKEFFTGTRKREHMRIHLEERSHECDICGKDFLRKQQLTLHMKRKHNEPAS; translated from the coding sequence ATGACCGATCTCGTGATGATTGATCCAAAACCATCCGACCTCGGACCTGGCAATGTTCGGACCTTCGGTTGTGATATATGTGGCAGATTTTACagtgaaatgttttatttaacTCGACATAAACGGATTCATACAGCAGAGAAATTATTTAAATGTGATATCTGTGgcaaaacatttttctcgaactacGACCTGACGGTACACATGCGCTTGCATACGGGTGAAAAACTACATAAATGTGATTTTTGTAGCGAAGCATTTCTAAGAAAGTATCAACTCACATATCACAGACGTATTCACACCAATGAAAAACCGCACGAATGTGATGAATGTGGCAAAAGATTCGTGCAACCTCGTCTGCTTACTTTACATAGACGAAATCACATGGAACCAAAATATGAATGTGAATTCTGTAACAAACGATTTGTGACAAGTAGTAATCTGGCAACTCATAGACGCATCCACACTAAAGAACGTCCGTACAAATGTGACTTCTGTGATAAAAGATTCGTTACATCTAGCCACCTGAAGCTGCACCTGACGGTTCACACAGGAGCGAAACGTAAACTTTTACACAAATGTAATATTTGCAACAAGCTAATACGTGACGCTACCAATCTAAAGATACACTTGCGAACTCACACCGGCGAGAAACCCTACAAATGTGACATTTGCAACAAATCATTCACAACCAAGTCTGCAATGAAGAACCATTGTGTGACCCACACCGGCGAAAGGCTTCACCAATGTCAGATTTGTGACAAAGAATTTTTCACCGGTACAAGGAAAAGGGAACACATGCGTATTCATTTGGAAGAACGGTCACACGAATGTGATATTTGCGGTAAAGATTTTTTGAGGAAACAACAGCTAACTTTGCATATGAAACGGAAACACAACGAACCGGCAAGTTGA
- the LOC131429360 gene encoding zinc finger protein 626-like, with translation MTDLMITDRKPSDLGPGNARTYGCDICGKFYSGMTSLTRHIRIHTAEKPFKCDICGKSFSVNYGLTIHMRLHTNEKPHKCDLCSEAFLRKYQLTYHRRIHTNEKPYECDKCGKRFVQPYHLTSHRRNHMEPEYECEFCDKRFMTSSSLTTHKRIHTGERPYKCDFCDKKFVTSSHMKVHLRIHTGAKPELLHKCDFCNKLLRNTNTLTLHLRTHTGEKPYKCDICERSFTTKSALKNHRMTHTGEKLHQCPICDREFITSGNKSQHMRIHMEERPFKCGICGKGFSRKQQLNFHMKGKHNQPAG, from the coding sequence ATGACTGATCTCATGATCACTGATAGAAAACCTAGCGACCTCGGACCTGGTAATGCTCGGACCTACGGTTGTGACATATGCGGCAAATTTTACAGTGGAATGACTAGCTTAACTCGACATATACGGATTCATACGGCAGAGAAACCCTTTAAATGTGATATCTGTGGCAAAAGCTTTTCCGTGAACTACGGTCTCACGATACACATGCGCTTGCATACTaatgaaaaaccgcataaatgTGATCTTTGTAGCGAAGCATTTCTAAGAAAGTATCAACTCACATATCACAGACGTATTCACACTAATGAAAAACCGTACGAGTGTGATAAATGTGGCAAACGATTCGTGCAACCCTATCATCTTACTTCACATAGACGAAACCACATGGAACCAGAATATGAATGTGAATTCTGTGACAAACGGTTTATGACAAGTAGTAGCCTGACAACTCATAAACGCATCCACACTGGAGAACGTCCGTACAAATGTGACTTCTGTGATAAAAAATTCGTTACATCTAGCCACATGAAGGTGCACCTGAGGATTCACACAGGAGCAAAACCTGAACTTTTGCACaaatgtgatttttgcaacAAGCTTCTACGTAACACTAACACTCTGACGCTACACTTGCGAACTCACACCGGTGAGAAACCCTACAAATGTGACATTTGCGAGAGATCATTCACAACCAAGTCTGCACTGAAGAACCATCGTATGACCCACACCGGTGAAAAACTTCACCAGTGTCCAATATGTGACAGAGAATTTATCACCAGTGGTAACAAGAGTCAACACATGCGTATTCATATGGAAGAACGGCCATTCAAATGTGGTATTTGTGGTAAAGGTTTTTCGAGGAAACAACAGCTAAATTTCCATATGAAAGGGAAACACAACCAACCGGCAGGATGA
- the LOC131429361 gene encoding zinc finger protein 239-like encodes MDQGTEVVSNHFSSGKLTHTSDVCCKSFLGNSHLTHHKRIHTGERPFKCDYCGKNFVKILDFKTHIRLHSGERPYKCDLCGEGFRRNYQLTHHTSVHTNLKPHKCDVCGKEFIKNGSLTLHKRIHSNEIQFECDFCGKHFIDRGNLTRHRRIHTGERLFKCDFCDKSFTGSSCLKKHRQIHTGEKSYKCDECGKEFILCGSLKKHLRIHTGERPYKCDFCEKTFTNTSNLTRHVRIHTGYKPYKCDFCDKEFIASSTMKNHRRTHTGEKAHRCTVCGRDFITSSNLAQHMYTHTGERPHKCDVCGKGFYRSNQLDQHLMRAHQQQIN; translated from the coding sequence ATGGATCAAGGCACCGAGGTAGTTAGCAATCATTTCTCATCCGGCAAACTGACGCACACCAGTGACGTATGCTGtaaaagttttcttgggaacagcCACCTGACGCACCACAAGCGCATTCACACGGGCGAAAGACCCTTCAAATGTGATTACTGTGGAAAAAATTTCGTCAAGATTTTGGACTTCAAAACTCATATCCGATTACACTCCGGCGAACGGCCATACAAGTGCGATCTTTGCGGTGAGGGATTCCGAAGAAATTATCAATTAACTCATCACACAAGTGTTCACACCAATTTGAAGCCGCATAAATGTGACGTGTGTGGCAAagaatttataaaaaatggaaGCCTTACACTGCACAAACGAATTCACTCGAATGAAATACAGTTCGAATGTGATTTTTGTGGTAAACATTTCATAGATCGAGGTAATCTGACACGGCATAGACGCATCCACACCGGAGAACGTCTGTTTAAATGTGACTTCTGTGATAAATCGTTCACTGGCAGTAGTTGCTTGAAAAAGCACCGACAAATTCACACGGGTGAAAAATCGTACAAATGTGACGAGTGTGGCAAAGAATTTATACTGTGTGGAAGTTTGAAAAAACACTTGCGCATTCATACTGGAGAACGGCCGTACAAATGTGATTTCTGTGAAAAAACGTTCACCAATACCAGCAACCTCACACGTCACGTACGAATACATACCGGTTATAAaccatacaaatgtgacttcTGCGACAAGGAGTTTATCGCCAGTTCAACAATGAAGAATCATCGACGCACCCACACCGGTGAAAAGGCTCACCGATGCACCGTATGCGGCCGGGATTTTATTACAAGCAGTAATCTAGCGCAGCATATGTAcactcataccggtgagcgtCCACATAAATGTGACGTGTGTGGCAAAGGATTCTATCGAAGCAACCAGCTTGATCAACACCTGATGCGAGCCCACCAACAGCAGATAAACTAG